The genomic window CTGGAACAGATGCTTGTGGAACGGGCCCCGGCCGGACGAGGGTCATGGGTGCGCTTGTTCGATGAGACAGCAACTGCCCTGCGGTTTCCGTTTCAGGGCGGTGATGTTACAGAAGCAGAAATTCTGAATAAACTGTCTGATCCATCAGCAGATACCCGCAAAGAGGCAGGCCAGTCATTATCTGCTGTGATGCAGGATAATCAGCGTTTGTTCAGTCTGATTTTAAATGTGATTGCAAAAGATAAGGAAATTGATGACAGGTGGCGCGGATTTTCCCGTCCGGTCTCGTCACGCAACCTGGCCAATGATGTTGATGACGCCACAGTTGATGCGCTGGCAGATGCAGTGACCTCTCGCATGCCGGATATCGCGCATCGCTATTATCAGCTGAAAGCAGGATGGATGGGCACAGATAGCATGCCCTGGTGGGACAGAAATGCACCCCTGCCCGGTGATGATGACAGGCGTTTCAGCTGGACTGAGGCCCGCCAGATTGTGATGCAGGCTTTTGCCGGATTTGATCCGGCCATGGCGGATGTGGCGCAGCAATTTTTTGATCAGAACTGGATTGACGCTGAAGTGCGGCAAGGCAAAGCATCTGGTGCCTTCAGCCACCCGACCGTACCGTCTGCCCATCCTTACATTCTGATGAATTTTGACGGCCGGGCGCGCGATGTGATGACGCTGGCTCATGAAATGGGACATGGTGTTCATCAGGTTTTGGCAGCAGACCAAGGCTATCTGATGTCTGACACACCGCTGACTTTGGCAGAAACAGCGTCTGTTTTTGCTGAAATGCTGGCCTTTCGGGCGCTTGTTGATAATGCGCCGACAGATACTGCACGCCGGTTTCTTCTGGCAGGTAAAATCGAAGATATGCTGAATACGGTGGTGCGCCAAATCGCCTTTCATAATTTTGAAACCGCGTTTCATGATTCCCGCAAGTCGGGCGAGGTGTCAGCCGAGGCATTATGTGATTTGTGGATGAAAACCCAGACACAAGCGCTGGGACCTGCTGTCCGTCTGGATGACACCTACCGGCCGATTTGGGCTTATATTCCGCA from SAR116 cluster alpha proteobacterium HIMB100 includes these protein-coding regions:
- a CDS encoding oligoendopeptidase, pepF/M3 family (PFAM: Oligopeptidase F; Peptidase family M3~TIGRFAM: oligoendopeptidase, pepF/M3 family), giving the protein MPDSLPIWDLTDLYGHGGNDIQRDLEKAGTQADKLAQYEGRLASLSGTELASIITDYQSISERLSRVISHADLQFAADMADPKTGQHAQDVKEAISGLSARLLFIELELAAMDEDSYQRALSDPDFYHFLPWLRRLRAYAPHQLEARLEQMLVERAPAGRGSWVRLFDETATALRFPFQGGDVTEAEILNKLSDPSADTRKEAGQSLSAVMQDNQRLFSLILNVIAKDKEIDDRWRGFSRPVSSRNLANDVDDATVDALADAVTSRMPDIAHRYYQLKAGWMGTDSMPWWDRNAPLPGDDDRRFSWTEARQIVMQAFAGFDPAMADVAQQFFDQNWIDAEVRQGKASGAFSHPTVPSAHPYILMNFDGRARDVMTLAHEMGHGVHQVLAADQGYLMSDTPLTLAETASVFAEMLAFRALVDNAPTDTARRFLLAGKIEDMLNTVVRQIAFHNFETAFHDSRKSGEVSAEALCDLWMKTQTQALGPAVRLDDTYRPIWAYIPHFVHTPFYVYAYAFGDCLVNALWQNYQTASAADKPVFAEHYKGLLSAGGTKRYDEALAPFGLNPADASFWDLGLDMISGMIDELENLS